From Stigmatopora argus isolate UIUO_Sarg chromosome 14, RoL_Sarg_1.0, whole genome shotgun sequence, the proteins below share one genomic window:
- the LOC144088329 gene encoding myosin heavy chain, fast skeletal muscle, whose translation MGDKEMGAFGPASIYLRKPEKERIEAQNRPFDAKTAFFVTVPDEMYLKGKLVSKEGGKATVEVLGEAGKKVTVKEDEIHPMNPPKYERIEDMAMMTHLNEPCVLYNLKERYASWMIYVSFLWQEYRATYSGLFCVVVNPYKWLPVYDSVCVSAYRGKKRIEAPPHIFSISDNAYQFMLTDRENQSILITGESGAGKTVNTKRVIQYFATIAVVGGKKAEGSGKIQGSLEDQIIAANPLLEAYGNAKTVRNDNSSRFGKFIRIHFGTSGKLASADIETYLLEKSRVTFQLSAERSYHIFYQLMTGHKPELLEALLITTNPYDYPMISQGEITVKSIDDVEEFIATDTAIDILGFNAEEKQGIYKLTGAVMHHGNMKFKQKQREEQAEPDGTEVADKIAYLTGLNSADMLKCLCYPRVKVGNEMVTKGQTVPQVNNAVSALCKSIYEKMFLWMVIRINEMLDTKQPRQFFIGVLDIAGFEIFDFNSLEQLCINFTNEKLQQFFNHHMFVLEQEEYKKEGIDWEFIDFGMDLAACIELIEKPLGIFSILEEECMFPKASDTTFKNKLHDQHLGKTKAFEKPKPGKGKAEAHFSLVHYAGTVDYNISGWLDKNKDPLNDSVVQLYQKSSNKLLAMLYAAHGAAEGITVMAAKGGKKKGGSFQTVSALFRENLGKLMTNLRSTHPHFVRCLIPNESKTPGLMENFLVIHQLRCNGVLEGIRICRKGFPSRILYGDFKQRYKVLNASVIPEGQFIDNKKAAEKLLGSIDVDHTQYKFGHTKVFFKAGLLGTLEEMRDEKLAALVTMTQALCRGYVMRKEFVKMMERRESIFSIQYNLRSFMNVKNWPWLKLYFKVKPLLKSAETEKELQEMKENYDKMQTDLSTALAKKKDLEEKMVSLLQEKNDLQLQIAAEGDHLSDAEERCEGLIKSKIQLEAKLKESTERLEDEEEINAELTAKKRKLEDECSELKKDIDDLELTLAKVEKEKHATENKVKNLTEELATQDESIAKLTKEKKALQEAHQQTLDDLQAEEDKVNTLTKAKTKLEQQVDDLEGSLEQEKKLRMDLERGKRKLEGDLKLAQESIMDLENDKQQSDEKIKKKDFETSQLLSKIEDEQSLGAQHQKKIKELQARIEELEEEIEAERAARAKVEKQRADLSRELEEISERLEEAGGATASQIEMNKKREAEFQKLRRDLEESTLQHESTAAALRKKQADSVAELGEQIDNLQRVKQKLEKEKSEYKMEIDDLASNMETVAKAKGNLEKMCRSLEDSHAELKTKYDENFRQFNDMNAQRARLQTENGEFSRQLEEKEALVSQLTRGKQAYTQQTEELKRHVEEEVKAKNALAHAVQSARHDCDLLREQYEEEQEAKAELQRGMSKANSEVAQWRAKYETDAIQRTEELEEAKKKLAQRLQDAEESIEAVNSKCASLEKTKQRLQGEVEDLMIDVERANALAANLDKKQRNFDKVLAEWKQKFEEGQAELEGAQKEARSLSTEMFKMKNSYEEALDHLETMKRENKNLQQEISDLTEQIGESGKCIHELEKSKKTVESEKSEIQTALEEAEGTLEHEEAKIIRIQLELNQVKGEIDRKLAEKDEEMEQIKRNSQRIIDSMQSTLDAEVRSRNDALRVKKKMEGDLNEMEIQLSHANRQAAEAQKQLRNVQGQLKDAQLHLDEAVRGQEDLKEQVTMVERRNGLMLAEIEELRAGLDQTDRARKVAEQELVDASERVGLLHSQNTSLINTKKKLESDFVQVQGEVEDAVQEARNADEKAKKAITDAAMMAEELKKEQDTSAHLERMKKNLEVTVKDLQHRLDEAESLAMKGGKKQLQKLESRVRELEAEVDAEQRRGADAIKGVRKYERRVKELTYQTEEDKKNGIRLQDLVDKLQLKVKAYKRQAEESEEQANTHMTRYRKVQHEMEEAQERADIAESQVNKMRVKSRDLGKTDSAE comes from the exons ATGGGGGACAAAGAAATGGGTGCCTTCGGGCCGGCGTCTATCTATCTCCGCAAACCGGAGAAGGAGAGGATCGAGGCTCAGAATAGACCTTTTGATGCCAAGACCGCCTTCTTTGTGACGGTTCCTGATGAGATGTACCTGAAGGGTAAGCTCGTCAGCAAAGAGGGTGGCAAAGCTACCGTTGAAGTCCTCGGAGAAGCTGGCAAG AAAGTCACGGTCAAAGAGGATGAAATCCATCCAATGAACCCTCCCAAGTACGAAAGGATTGAGGACATGGCCATGATGACCCACCTCAACGAGCCTTGCGTGTTGTATAACCTCAAAGAGCGTTATGCCTCTTGGATGATCTACGTGAGTTTCCTGTGGCAAGAGTATCGCGCG ACCTACTCTGGGTTGTTCTGCGTTGTCGTGAATCCCTACAAGTGGCTTCCGGTGTACGACTCGGTATGCGTCTCGGCCTACAGAGGCAAGAAGAGGATTGAGGCTCCTCCCCACATCTTCTCCATCTCTGACAACGCCTATCAGTTTATGCTCACTG ACCGTGAGAACCAGTCTATCCTGATCAC TGGAGAATCTGGCGCAGGAAAAACTGTCAACACCAAGCGTGTCATCCAGTACTTTGCAACAATTGCAGTCGTTGGAGGGAAAAAGGCTGAAGGATCTGGAAAGATCCAG GGTTCTCTGGAAGATCAAATCATTGCAGCCAACCCTCTGCTGGAGGCCTACGGTAATGCCAAGACCGTGAGGAATGACAACTCCTCTCGTTTC GGTAAATTCATCCGAATCCACTTCGGAACTTCCGGCAAGCTGGCTTCAGCTGATATTGAAACTT ATCTGCTGGAGAAGTCCCGTGTCACCTTCCAGTTGTCCGCCGAGAGGAGCTACCATATCTTCTATCAGCTGATGACAGGACACAAGCCCGAGCTGCTGG AGGCTCTCCTGATTACCACCAACCCATATGACTACCCGATGATCAGCCAGGGTGAGATCACTGTCAAGAGCATCGACGACGTGGAGGAGTTCATTGCCACCGAC ACGGCCATTGACATCCTGGGATTCAACGCAGAGGAGAAACAGGGCATCTACAAGCTGACTGGTGCTGTGATGCATCACGGCAACATGAAATTCAAGCAGAAGCAGCGTGAGGAGCAGGCTGAACCTGATGGCACCGAGG TGGCTGACAAAATCGCCTACCTCACCGGTCTGAACTCAGCTGATATGCTGAAATGTCTGTGCTACCCCAGAGTCAAGGTTGGCAACGAGATGGTGACCAAAGGTCAGACCGTCCCACAG GTCAACAATGCTGTCTCAGCTTTGTGCAAGTCCATCTACGAGAAAATGTTCTTGTGGATGGTCATCCGCATCAACGAGATGTTGGACACAAAGCAGCCAAGGCAGTTCTTCATCGGCGTGTTGGACATCGCCGGATTCGAGATCTTCGAC TTCAACAGCTTGGAGCAGCTGTGCATCAACTTCACCAATGAGAAACTGCAACAGTTCTTCAACCACCACATGTTTGTCCTGGAGCAAGAAGAATACAAGAAAGAGGGCATTGACTGGGAATTCATTGACTTCGGTATGGACTTGGCTGCCTGCATCGAGCTCATTGAGAAG CCACTGGGCATCTTCTCCATCCTTGAGGAGGAGTGCATGTTCCCCAAAGCTTCAGACACCACCTTCAAGAACAAGCTGCACGATCAGCATCTTGGCAAGACCAAGGCCTTCGAGAAGCCGAAGCCCGGAAAGGGCAAGGCTGAAGCCCACTTCTCACTGGTTCACTACGCCGGTACCGTGGACTACAACATCTCCGGATGGTTGGACAAGAACAAGGACCCACTGAACGACTCTGTGGTCCAGCTCTACCAGAAGTCTTCCAACAAGCTTCTGGCTATGTTGTATGCTGCCCATGGCGCTGCTGAAGGTATAACGGTCATGGCTGCT AAGGGAGGAAAGAAGAAGGGTGGTTCTTTCCAGACTGTCTCTGCTCTGTTCAGG GAGAACTTGGGCAAGCTGATGACTAACTTGAGAAGCACTCATCCTCACTTTGTGCGTTGTCTGATTCCCAATGAATCCAAGACCCCAG GTCTTATGGAGAACTTCTTGGTCATCCACCAGCTGAGATGTAACGGTGTGCTTGAGGGCATCAGAATCTGCAGGAAAGGTTTCCCCAGCAGAATCCTCTATGGTGACTTCAAGCAGAG ATACAAAGTACTGAATGCCAGTGTCATCCCTGAGGGTCAGTTCATTGACAACAAGAAGGCTGCAGAGAAACTGCTGGGCTCCATTGATGTGGATCACACCCAGTACAAATTCGGCCACACAAAG GTCTTCTTCAAAGCCGGTCTTCTGGGTACCCTTGAGGAGATGAGAGACGAAAAATTGGCCGCGCTGGTGACCATGACTCAGGCTCTCTGCAGAGGATACGTTATGAGGAAGGAGTTTGTCAAGATGATGGAAAGGAG AGAATCTATCTTCAGCATCCAGTACAACCTGCGTTCCTTCATGAACGTGAAGAACTGGCCATGGCTGAAGCTGTACTTCAAGGTCAAGCCTCTCCTGAAGAGCGCTGAGACCGAGAAGGAGTTGCAGGAAATGAAGGAGAATTATGACAAGATGCAAACTGACCTGTCAACTGCTCTGGCCAAAAAGAAGGATTTGGAGGAGAAAATGGTTTCCCTGCTGCAAGAGAAGAATGACCTGCAACTGCAAATCGCAGCG GAAGGTGATCACCTCTCAGATGCTGAGGAGCGGTGCGAGGGTCTCATCAAGAGCAAGATCCAGCTGGAGGCCAAGCTCAAAGAGTCGACTGAGAGActggaagatgaagaagaaatCAATGCCGAGCTGACGGCCAAGAAGAGGAAGCTGGAGGACGAATGCTCAGAGCTGAAGAAGGATATTGATGATCTGGAACTCACCTTGGCTAAAGTGGAGAAGGAGAAGCATGCCACTGAAAACAAG GTGAAAAATCTCACCGAGGAGTTGGCCACTCAAGATGAGTCCATTGCCAAGTTGACAAAGGAGAAGAAAGCCCTTCAGGAGGCCCACCAGCAAACGCTGGATGATCTTCAGGCTGAGGAAGACAAAGTCAACACTCTGACCAAGGCCAAGACAAAGCTGGAACAGCAAGTGGACGAC CTTGAAGGCTCACTGGAGCAAGAGAAGAAGCTCCGCATGGACCTTGAGAGAGGCAAGAGGAAGCTCGAGGGTGACCTGAAACTGGCCCAGGAATCCATCATGGATCTGGAGAATGACAAACAACAATCTGATGAGAAAATCAAGAA GAAGGACTTTGAAACCAGCCAGCTGCTCAGCAAGATTGAAGACGAGCAGTCCCTTGGTGCTCAGCACCAGAAGAAGATCAAGGAACTCCAG GCCCGCATTGAGGAGCTGGAAGAGGAGATCGAGGCCGAGAGGGCCGCCCGTGCCAAGGTGGAGAAGCAAAGGGCCGACCTTTCCAGGGAGCTGGAGGAGATCAGCGAGAGGCTGGAGGAAGCCGGCGGAGCCACGGCCTCTCAGATCGAGATGAACAAGAAGCGCGAGGCCGAGTTCCAGAAGCTGCGTCGCGATCTGGAGGAGTCCACCCTGCAGCACGAGTCCACGGCGGCCGCTCTGCGCAAGAAGCAGGCCGACAGCGTGGCCGAGCTGGGCGAGCAGATCGACAACCTCCAGCGCGTCAAGCAGAAGCTGGAGAAGGAGAAGAGCGAGTACAAGATGGAGATCGACGACCTCGCCAGCAATATGGAGACTGTCGCCAAAGCCAAG GGCAACTTGGAAAAAATGTGCAGGAGTCTGGAAGACTCACATGCCGAGCTCAAGACCAAATACGATGAGAACTTCCGCCAGTTCAATGACATGAACGCACAAAGGGCAAGGCTCCAAACTGAAAATG GTGAGTTTTCACGCCAGCTCGaggagaaagaggctttggttTCCCAGCTGACCAGGGGCAAGCAGGCCTATACTCAGCAGACGGAGGAGCTCAAGAGACATGTTGAGGAGGAAGTCAAG GCCAAGAATGCCCTGGCCCATGCCGTTCAGTCTGCCCGCCACGACTGCGACCTGCTCAGGGAGCAGTatgaggaggagcaggaggctAAAGCAGAGCTGCAGCGAGGAATGTCCAAGGCCAACAGTGAGGTGGCACAGTGGAGGGCCAAATATGAGACTGACGCCATCCAGCGCACTGAGGAACTGGAGGAGGCCAA GAAGAAGCTTGCCCAGCGTCTCCAGGACGCCGAGGAGTCCATTGAAGCCGTGAACTCCAAGTGCGCCTCTTTGGAGAAGACCAAGCAGAGGCTGCAGGGAGAGGTGGAGGACCTCATGATCGACGTTGAGAGAGCTAACGCCTTGGCTGCTAACCTTGACAAGAAGCAGAGGAACTTTGACAAG GTCCTGGCAGAATGGAAGCAGAAGTTCGAGGAGGGTCAGGCCGAGCTGGAAGGAGCCCAGAAGGAGGCTCGTTCTCTCAGCACCGAAATGTTCAAGATGAAGAACTCTTACGAGGAGGCTCTGGATCATCTGGAGACCATGAAGAGGGAGAACAAGAACCTTCAGC AGGAGATCTCCGACTTGACTGAGCAGATCGGTGAGAGTGGCAAGTGCATCCATGAGCTGGAGAAGTCCAAGAAGACCGTTGAGTCTGAGAAGTCTGAAATTCAGACAGCACTGGAGGAGGCAGAG GGCACACTGGAGCACGAGGAAGCCAAGATCATCCGCATCCAGCTCGAGCTCAACCAAGTCAAGGGCGAGATCGACAGAAAGCTGGCCGAGAAGGATGAGGAGATGGAGCAGATCAAGAGGAACAGCCAGAGAATTATCGACTCCATGCAGAGCACCCTCGATGCCGAGGTCAGGAGCAGGAACGACGCCCTGAGGGTCAAGAAGAAGATGGAGGGAGACCTGAACGAGATGGAGATTCAGCTTAGCCACGCCAACAGGCAGGCTGCTGAAGCCCAGAAACAGCTGAGGAATGTCCAGGGACAACTCAAG gatGCCCAACTGCACCTTGATGAGGCTGTCAGAGGACAGGAAGACCTGAAGGAGCAAGTGACCATGGTGGAGCGCAGGAACGGCCTGATGCTGGCTGAAATCGAGGAGCTGAGAGCCGGTCTGGATCAAACCGACAGAGCACGCAAAGTGGCCGAGCAGGAGCTGGTTGATGCCAGCGAGCGCGTCGGACTGCTGCACTCTCAG AACACCAGCCTGATCAACACCAAGAAGAAGCTGGAATCTGACTTTGTCCAGGTTCAAGGCGAAGTTGAAGATGCTGTTCAGGAAGCACGCAATGCTGATGAGAAGGCCAAGAAGGCCATCACTGAT GCTGCCATGATGGCCGAGGAGCTGAAGAAGGAGCAGGACACTAGTGCTCACCTGGAGAGGATGAAGAAGAACCTGGAGGTCACCGTCAAGGATCTGCAGCATCGTCTGGATGAGGCCGAAAGCCTCGCCATGAAGGGTGGCAAGAAGCAGCTCCAGAAACTGGAATCCAGG GTGCGCGAGCTTGAGGCTGAAGTTGATGCCGAACAGAGACGCGGAGCTGATGCCATCAAGGGAGTCCGCAAATATGAGAGGAGAGTCAAGGAGCTGACTTATCAG ACTGAGGAGGACAAGAAGAACGGAATCAGGCTTCAGGATCTGGTGGACAAACTCCAGTTGAAAGTCAAGGCTTACAAGAGACAAGCCGAGGAGTCT GAGGAGCAGGCCAACACTCACATGACCAGGTACAGGAAGGTCCAGCACGAGATGGAGGAGGCTCAGGAGCGCGCCGACATCGCCGAGTCTCAGGTCAACAAGATGAGGGTCAAGAGCCGTGATCTTGGAAAG ACTGACTCTGCCGAGTAA